CGGTGAAGTTACTTATGACGAGATTCCCAAGACCATGCTCATGAGCGTGGTCAAGGCCGAGGATAAGGATTTTGTCATCAATACCATCATGGACGCGGCCCGCTCCGGCGTGAAAGGCGCGTATGGGGATGGCAAGATATTCGTCGCACCAGTTGATGACGTCTACACCATTTCCTCCGGCGTGTGTGACACCGCTGTCGCCGAGGAGGCCGCGTAATGAAGGAAGTAATCGCAGTCGTGCGCATGAACATGATGAACAAGACCAAGTCCGCCTTGAACGATGCAGGCATCGATGCCTTCTTCGCTCATGAGGCTCAGGGTCGCGGAAAAGGGTTCGTCAATACGGCCGTCCTGGAAGGTGCGGAAAGCGGATATGAAGAAGCCGCCGCCGTCCTTGGCGAAAAGGGCAAGTTGTACCCCAAGCGCATGGTAACGGCAGTGGTCCCCGACAGATTGGTTTCCGATGTGGTGGAAGCCATCACCAGGGTCAACCAGACCGGCAAGCCGGGCGATGGCAAAATATTCGTCATGCCCATGGGAGACGCCGTGCGTGTCCGTACCGGAGAAGTCGGCGAAAAGGCCGTAGTTTAAGCGTATTTAAGGAGAATTCGAGATGGCAAAGACGACAAAGCTGGCAAAGCTTGACCCCGCCGAGATCAAAAAGGAGATGCTCGCGAAGTATCCCCCCAAGGTGGCTCGCAAGCGTGCAAAGCAGATAATGATCAACGAAGCCCTGGAGAATGAAACACCGCCCGAAATTGTGGCGAACGTCCGCACCATCCCCGGCATCATGACCATGCGAGGCTGCACCTACGCAGGCTGCAAGGGCGTCATCATGGGACCGACCCGTGATATCGTGAACCTTGTGCACGGTCCCATCGGTTGTAGTTTCTATGCATGGCTCACGCGCCGCAACCAGACGGACGGCGGTGGTCCCGAGGGTGAAAACTTCATGCCCTATTGTTTTTCAACGGACATGCAGGACCAGGACATCATCTTCGGTGGAGAAAAGAAACTCGCGGCCGCCGTTCAGGAAGCCTACGACCTCTTTCACCCCAAGGGCATCGCTATTTTCGCAACCTGTCCCGTTGGACTCATCGGTGATGATATCCACGCCGTAGCCCGTCAGATGAAAGAAAAACTCGGTGACTGCAATGTGTTCGCCTTCTCCTGTGAAGGGTACAAGGGCGTGTCCCAGTCAGCCGGTCACCACATCGCTAACAATCAGGTCTTTACGCACCTTGTCGGTGAAAACACCGAGCCCAAGAAGGGCGAGTACAAGATCAACCTTCTCGGCGAGTACAACATCGGCGGTGACGGTTTCGA
The genomic region above belongs to uncultured Pseudodesulfovibrio sp. and contains:
- a CDS encoding P-II family nitrogen regulator, giving the protein MKEVIAVVRMNMMNKTKSALNDAGIDAFFAHEAQGRGKGFVNTAVLEGAESGYEEAAAVLGEKGKLYPKRMVTAVVPDRLVSDVVEAITRVNQTGKPGDGKIFVMPMGDAVRVRTGEVGEKAVV
- a CDS encoding P-II family nitrogen regulator, which encodes MMIMVRAIVRPEKADDVLAALMDNGFPAVTKYSVAGRGKQRGIKIGEVTYDEIPKTMLMSVVKAEDKDFVINTIMDAARSGVKGAYGDGKIFVAPVDDVYTISSGVCDTAVAEEAA